A segment of the Scophthalmus maximus strain ysfricsl-2021 chromosome 11, ASM2237912v1, whole genome shotgun sequence genome:
CTACATTTGAGCTGCATGTTAGTTTAATGTTCATGGTAAGTTGTCTAGTTAGATGTCATGAATAGGAACCCAGTCAACAGTAATAAATGGGATTCATGACAAGatataatttaaatgaaccacatctaATCTAACAAGTCTACAGGTATGATGTCACTTAGTGAAAAAGCCTTACAGCAACaatggaacaacaaaatgctgaattcatcagttaacattaactttggagattgtagttttataatgtatagactgatgttgcctgttccaaagcagatttgtttccctcaaaacacatgcaaaaacacaaccatgatacttttcatttaatgttagaCAGGGAACATCCTTGTCTTCAAGATGTTAATGgtaatctttactgttttttctttcttacagtaTGTTGACGAGGACACGTCTCAGAGGGGTTGTGAAGCCACAAATTGCCCTTCGtcaagtgaagatgttgaagaggtatgttgtcacaaaacattgatttccattttatctCTCACTGTTGTTCTATATCATATAAAATTACCCAGTGAGCTTTAAACCAAAGTTTCCCTCTCGTGCTTTTGTCAACAGTTGGATGGTTTCTTTTATCTAGACCCCAAATATCATTTCTAATGGCACATCCCCAGTACATGTCTGTTAAttgtccctttcctctgctttatCTGCTACAGATGATGGCTGAGGGCAGCCCGAACTTGCTGGCTGCGAGTTCCATGAATCTGCCAAGTCCAGTTCTGGATCCACTTGGCAAGGTTGAAAAGGTGAATGAATCTAATGCACCGATTAATGAGGTTGCTTGTggcaaaaaattgaaattgccaaaatgtttcactgatgcgctgtgtctgcagttgtctgagtgtgatatggtttacATGGAGCTTAATATTTAAAGACATTGAAaggaaatgctgtgtgtgtctgcagttgtctgagtgtaatatggtttatatggaccttagtttataaggacattgacatgaaatgcttttcaaaGCCCAAGCTACTATGATatatcagtgtatgtgtgtgtcgacCAGTTAAACACCTTTTATGTCTTAGGAGGACCTCAGTGTTTATGTGGTCCTGACTCCAGGTGGTGTTCATAGTggcatcactttggtttttaagattACTTGGACCACCTACATTTGATCTGCATGTTAGTTTAATGTTTATGGTAAGTTGTCTAGTTACATGTCATGAATAGGAACCCAGTCAACATTAATAAATGGGATTCATGACAAGatataatttaaatgaaccacatctaATCTAACAAGTCTACAGGTATGATGTCACTTAGTGAAAAAGCCTTACAGCAACATtggaacaacaaaatgctgaattcatcaGTTAACATTAACTTTGGAGATTGTAGTTTTCATAATGTATAGACTGATGTTGCCTGTtccaaagcagatttgtttccctcaaaacacatgcaaaaacacaaccatgatacttttcatttaatgttagaCAGGGAACATCCTTGTCTTCAAGATGTTAATGgtaatctttactgttttttctttcttacagtaTGTTGACGAGGACACGTCTCAGAGGGGTTGTGAAGCCACAAATTGCCCTTCGtcaagtgaagatgttgaagaggtatgttgtcataaaacatagACTTCCATTAATATCTTGCCCTGTTGTTCTATATCGTATAAAATTACCCAGTGAGCTTTAAACCAAAAATTTCCCTGTCATGCTTTTGTAAACAGTTGGATTGTTTCTTTTATCTAGAACCCAAATATCATCTCTAGTGGTACATCCCCAGTACATGTCTGTTAAttgtccctttcctctgcttAATCTGCTACAGATGATGGCTGAGGGCAGCCCGAACAAGCTGGCTGCGATTTACTGGAATCTGCCAAGTCCAGTTCTGGATCCACTTGGCAAGATTGAAAAGGTAAATTGATctacttttttagttttaagaCTAGTTTTCTCTGGCTATTTTGTTATTAACCTAGTGATCACATCTACCACATTTCAGAGTAGATTTAATATAGACTGGGCACACTGATCTGTGGTGTCTGTATTTTCTCTGGTTGCCAGAAGGTATAGGAGTCAATTGAACAGCGGCGATGTACAGTTATTTGGTCTCGTAGAGACAATCCATAGATGTATgggaaagacaaattaaaaaattcagagaacagtgtttcagtttgttttttttcatcattcctttttttcatcatacCTGACTCCTGGTTTTCATACTTCTGCAAAGagtgtgattatttttatgtCCCAATCTCCACAATACTCAAAGATATTCTTCAGAGAACTTTAAAAGCCCACACTTTTAAACTTACATCTTTTTTCTGGTTTAAACAATTTATAGAGAAAGGAAACCAACCAATTAGACACAGAACACTGTGGTaatttttttacctgtttgctcttgttctcttttttagTTGACCACTGAGACTAACCAAAATCAGCTCACGAGTCCAAATGAGACTGATACAGTTTTCAACAGTGAAAAGGTATATTGAATATCAGATTTATAATGTCTTTGATTGGATTATTTTTCTCAGGATTCAGTAGATATCAACATGTAAAGGTTTTTCACATCTTACTGCTCTTGCACTTGCCAACAGTGTTGCAAACATCGCCTGGTGTGCACAACAGTCTCCTCTTTGGACAGATGCGTTCAGTGTGTGGGACCAGTATCTGCCTTCAAGTGGCTTGGCTATCGCTGCAGAGGTGAGATGTTTAGTGTGACAGAGGGCAGTAAGTGGATATATTTGATGTGCTCTAATGTATGATGAACTACTCTGTAAAGAAACACCTATGAAAACTTCTCCTTTTCATAGGCTATTATACAAACAATTTTTCGAGTTTTATGATGAGTAAAAAGGTATCATGATGAAACTGAACACTGCTACCTCTGAGTCTAGATCGTGGCATGTGCTCCAGATTACTTAAAGATGTTTCGTTTTGCCTAATTGACATGGACACTGTTATGCTTATTGTTTTCCTGAATccacctttgttttttaaacagttaaaagtctttgctgttttttgtgttctAGATCACTACAGTGTTATGACAAGAGAAAAACGTATATAGCCGCACAGTGCTAAAATTAATATACTCAAAATGTGTTACAGTTTGTTCCGGGGTCTGGCATAAATCCTGCCTCAGACAAATAACAACTGATTACATCCAAGACCCATCACAGGTGAGTATCCTCTTCAAGGTTGTTGAACTTGAACCATCTTTAAGTGTCCATCACCACATAAAATGATTTGCTTTCTCATCATTTCAGCAGCAAAAGTTCCCTAGGTCTTCTGGGGATGAACTGCTTTCAGATGAAGACGACCTTCCACATTCAGAACTGAACCAAATATTGGATGATGAGGATTACGTATCCGATATGGACTACGTACCCAACTCAGACTCacacgatgatgacgatgactaTTCAGATGCAAGCATACACTTGATGCCAAGACTGTTGAAAGCTACACAAATTCAAGAGAAAGTGGTAAAACCCGATGTTGGAACATCTGATgcctcagacacaaacatcctAGTTGTGCCCAGCACTTCAAAACATCCACCTCTTGAAGATCCCATGGAAGTCGCATCTGATTCAGGAAATTCCATCAAAGACTCATCAAGGGATCCAGAGGGTAAAGGTGAACTTCATGAACAAGACTTGCCACATCTcatttttagtaaaaaaaattactgttaCATTTGTGGTAAGCCACAAAGCAAGATCTCCCGCCATTTGagaacacacaagacacatgcTGAAGTTGTACGTGCATTTTCCCTTCCAGAAGACTCAAAAGAGCGCAAGACAATATTAGAAAAAATGAGGAATAAGGGAAATtttcaacacaacactgaaGTTTTACAAGGTGGAACAGGACCAGTCAAAGTGAAAAGGAAACCAAAAGCTAAATCACAACCAGGAAAGTTCATTCACTGTATGCACTGTCAAGGGATGTACATTCGTAAGGAGCTTTGGAGACATGTCCGCAGATGCCCCTTTAAGCCAGAAAACCAAGATTTGGATAAAGAACCTGGGAGAACTAAAGTGCTGGCTTTGGCTGCAGCTCACGAGTCTGCATTCTCTCAGCAGATCTCAAGTGGAGTGTGGAAGCTCCTTGGTGTCATGAAACAGGATGAGATTGCCTCCATTGTGCGAAATGACCTATCTATTATTCAGTTTGCCCAGTCGCTCTACAACAAACACGGACAAGACCCTACAAAACATGAGTACCTGCGACAGAAGCTGCGTGAAGTGGGGCGTTTGTTGTTATGTCTGCGCACAGATTTCTCAGTACAAAACTTAGAGGAAGCTGTTAAACCTGCTAACTTCCAGAGAGTTGTGCAAGCAGTAAAGAAAGTTGCAggttttgatgaagaaaaagccTCATACCTTACACCAAGCCTTGCGCTGAAACTGGGACATGCACTACAGAAAATCTGTGACATTGTTCATTGTAGGGCACTCATGGCAGAAGATCAAGAACTGATCAGGTCCACTGAAATATTCAAGAAGTTGCAAATGTCCAAGTGGTCTGAGTTGGTGTCTCATAGAGCCCTGAACACACTGAGTGATGCAAAATACAACAAGCCATCAACATTGCCCTTCACAGAAGATGTTCAGACCCTTCATCGCTACcttgacaaatctgcagaaagtTCATTTTGCAACTTGAAGGAGACAGCTACCACTCAGAACTATGCTCAACTTGCAAAAGTCACTCTTGCACAAATCATTGTGTTCAATCGAAGACGTGCTGGGGAGGTTTCAAAAATGCGTCTCAAAAGTTTTCAtgaaagagacaacacaaagCTCCATGACGATGTGGCCATGGGTTTGTCAAAGACTGAGAAGAGACTCTGCAACTATTTTAGCCGAATCGAAATAATGggaaaaagaggcagaaaggTTGCAGTTCTGCTCACACCAAGAATGGTTGATGCCCTGTCACTTCTTGTCAGTAACAGAGCTGAATGTAATGTTTGTGCCacaaatgtcttcctgtttgcaAGACCCAAATCAATGAGCTACTACAGAGGACAGGACTGTTTACGTGTTCATGCAAGTCAGTGTGGAGCAAAGCACCCTGAGTACCTTAGGTCAACACATCTCAGGAAACATGTTGCTACACTCTCGCAGGtccttaatttaaaaaacaatgaacttgATCAGGTTGCAGATTTCTTGGGTCACGACATCCGTGTTCACCGCGATTTCTACAGATTACCAGTTCCCACAACTCAACTGGCCAAGATTTCCAAACTGCTTTTGTCAATGGAAAAAGGAGATCTTTCCAGCATGCAGGGGAGATCACTGGATGAGATTGAAATTGAAGGTTTGTACAgaaattttttttgtagataaGTTTCTgagtgtttatttctttttcttatttaagtcaaaggatttgaatttatttcattttcatatccaTATATAAGGTCCACTGTTCAGAAAAACGGGAATAAAAGCCCACAGTAGGGCTTGGTAATAATTCAGCATTATTGTTTCAGTGGAAACTGAATCACAAtgtgattttgtcattttaaaaaaatatatatattgtccaaataaatatttgtaagCAAACTAACTAGAAACTAAATActcagacatacagacagatgaggtgaaagagaaaaaaaacacaaaatgtcttgtGGTGTTTGGCCACCACTGGAGTTAGAGTACTCCTCAGCATTGCTTCTACTGGAGGGATGAACATCATTCTTCCAAATGATATTCCCTCATTTGgcttttttgatgatgatgctaGAGAGCATTGTCTAACAAGTCGGTCCAAAATCTCCCAGAGTTCAACTGGGTTTAGACGTGGGGACTGTGAAGGCCACAGCATATGATTCACAAGCATTGCCATCCTAGAAGAGAGCACTCCCATCAGGATAGAAATGTTTCATCATAGGATAAGGGGGGTCTCTAAGAACTGCTTTGTATTGATCTGCAGGTCCTCTAATGGTGCTTTTCCACTGCATAGTACTGGCTCGACTCTGCTCGCTTTATTTAGCTTTTTCCACTAGGGATGGAACCTGGTACTTTTTAGTCCCACATCTGGCCAGGTTCCAATCGAGCTAAGCCGATACTAAAATGTGACGTGAAAACACTGCCGACTGCTGATTGGACAGAGAGTCTCGTCACATGACGCGTTGTCAGCACCTGTGTGGAATCAACTGCATTTGTTATGGTTTTACTCGTgatttattcaggtttttacCTTAATTTGTCACCCAGCTTcagatgaatattaaaatgaggTGAATAAAATCCTGAAGCcttcacagtcaccagatctcaacccagctgaacaataaaaagattttgGACCAACATGTAAGACAATGCCCTCTACCCCCACCAATACCCAATAAATCATAGAAATTTTGAATTCCAAATCTATTTAGAAAGGAAgtaaagcttttatttattaacactttaaaaagtatacaaagtgcttcacacaccaacaaaaaacaatgacttaCAATGActaaattacaattacaaatttACAAACACCACAACATTGAGACTTAACTAGACTgatccaaaacaaaagacacagaggtgagacagtcacagacatctttaatatatatttaaagttcaACATCTATCAGCTTGCTCTCTGTGGTTGTTAATGAGCCACTAGGGGTAAATGCACACAATATATGTCCATAACTGGTTGTGTGGATCAAGTTATAGCAAACGATAACAGTCAGTGCTAACCTCAGTGACTGCATTTCCTGTAGCTGCTAAAAAGCCTTTATGTAATTTGTCATTgaaagcttttattgtgaacGAAGAGCAGCAGAAAAGTTTAGTGATTGATTTCAATTAGGAATAATTCAGTACTGTCAAATCCAGCCCCAATAGGCAATAGGAAATTGGGATaggtgaaaatgatgatgataattcaagtgaaatgcattttgatcCTCACGAAAACTGACCGGTCAATCATGATTGTCAGTTTGGAGAACCCTGCTTTAGATTCTTAACTCACCTAATAGGGTTCTTCAGTTAACACTGTAAACCAATTTACAGAATTTTGGTCTGAAATTATGCTACTATATATTAAGcatggaatgtaaaaaatgtttttgttttttttatcaatttaccAGAAGAAATCGCGGTAAGTGATGCTGAGGCCAAGGACAGGGAAAGTGAGCCTGAGAGTGATGAAGCAGGGTGTGGAACCAGCAAACCTGTGGATGATGCAGACTCAACATTCACAGCTGCGGAAATGGTGTCAGCGGTGTCATCCACAGTAATCAAGACTGCCCCTCCATCTGAAGGTAAGCATCTTCAAATTGCTGGAATGTAAGAAAAAGGTAAACACGACTGGGAATGTAAAGACGTCAGAAGCATGTAAGTGTCTCTTGGCCTCCAGAGGTCCACCATATTGCCTGCAGCTCGGAATGCTGAAGTTGTAACAGGCGAGCCGACAACAGCTGCAATGCGCTTCACAATTCACTATTGGAGAGATGCACCTCAAAATGATATTACCTCATTTATATGtacaatctttatttaatctgctCATCTATTTGAGATCAAGAAAGATCAGGTGCAAACATAACAAAGGGACATAGTGTCATCACTAGGCAtcaagacaaaactaaaatttAGAGATCAAAGTTTTTCTGATATTATTTGGTGTTGCAGATGGTGGTGGAGAACATCTTACATGCTGCTCCAAAATCTTTTAGACGTGTTCAGCTGGGTTGAATTCCTGTGGCTGTAAAGGCTGTAGGATtggattcactttgttttcatcttcatcaaacCATCTGCAGTTAATGTTTCTCCACGcttattcagatttttccttaaattttTCCCCTGTCCGTGTATTCCAAAGTGTCCACACACTAAGTGGACTTGTCTACAGGGTGAACTATATCAAGTGAGCcatcaaataaaaacctaaaGCAAATACTCATATTCATCAAAGAAACAAGTTAACAAGAATATTTTAGTCAATTGTGTCATTGATTCAACTCAGGTTTTTTTCTACCTTGAATATTTTACAGGAAAAGTTGACCATCGCGAAGCTGGGGCCAGAAGATTGTGTCCGAAGAGAGTGTGGATTAAGGCTGAGGTTGCTGCAGTGATGCGCTATTTCAGCAAGcaaataaaagaaggaaaactggCCACCAAAGCTGAGTGCAGTCACTGCAAGGAGGTAGAGGGGCCCGTGTTGGCAGAGAGAACTGTCCAAAATATTAGGGACTTTgtcagaaacagagggagggctGCAAAAAGGCAGcaacaaaaactgtaaactgtaaaaactgtgtgtgggggtgaggggtcggggtttttttttgttagaagCAGGAAAGCTAATGGTTCTTGTGCAGTTATGCCaatatacagttaaaataatatgaagctacagtgatctcttttgttataatttataattgttttttaatgttttcgtTATGCTGATATGTTAAACTTTCACGTCTTCACACACAAGCTGGGAACCCAGAGCaattctcttttgttttaatttatttattttttgttgagggcaacaaaaagttagaaaaaaaaactgttaaccCACAAtgtgtgggggtgaggggtcTGGTTTTTTAGCTAATGTAGCTATAAAAAAAGTTGCCaatatacagttaaaataaGCTGTGAAGCTACAGtgatctcttttgttttaattaatttatttttatttgtggatATTCTGATGTGTTAATCTTGGATGACATATTTTCAAAGTTGTGTGGAATGACAGTTCtaacatttacaatttaaatgcaatagtttaaaatgtcaagactCAATTGATTGTGGGTGTTCTTTTTACTTATGCTCAGGATTAAGTGCACTTATTTTTATGCACAtcttaacacatttgtttcattcacatatttttgttaatatgTTCATACATTTGAGTATTATGTAGAGGTAGGACAGTAGTTCATGTGCTAGAGCATTTCTTCTGATAATAACATCATCATATCATGACTGTTCCATTAATGCTTGATGCAGTcatgttgtgtatttatgttaatgagacatttaaaaaagtgacatcattGTCCCTTTAAAGTccatttaatgtttgtttggaCCCCATTAACCACGTTTTTCTCAAAAAGAGAACGGTCTACATAAACCATAATAGTGTCTGGGTGCTGTCTATGAGGATGTATGAGGTTGGGAAGGGTGTAACTGAAAGCTAAAGTCACCcaaatttttttcagattttttagaGCGTTTTAACCTAACTCCCATAGCTCTAGGACCTCAAGAAAGGGTAGTCCACCTTAACCACCACCGGGCCTGTTTGGAGAAAATGTCCTGCTAAATCATATAAACccgtatgtgcgtgtgtgtgtgtgtgtgtgtgtgtgtgtgtgtgtgtgtgtgtgtgtgtgtgtgtgtccgtgtgtccgtgcgtgcgtgcgtgcgtgcgcatgcgcgtgtgcgtgtctgagCAGAGGGatcaggaggaggtgaggagacgcATTGCTTCTGTCACCTATTCAGACCCTCTTTACTGGGACCAACCTGGAGcagcaggtaaaaaaacaaagaattaacactcacacactcctgtttATCATCTGCAACTGCGTTTAGAGAGATTATTTCCCTGATGTCTCCTGTAGATGGAGGCAGTGCTACAACTGACAAAGAGCGTAGGCAAATTCTTGTTATTCTGATTGAATGCtcatctcattttctctctccttctgtctatCCGTCTGTCCCCTGCTCCGCCCCATCTTTGTCGACAACACACTATCACtgccccttcctccccttcttccccGTCCTTCCCAGGACATCAGTGCCATGCCCCGGGCTCCAGGCCAGCCTCTCCTCAGCCAATTAGGCTTACCAGGCCAGTGCTGATCCTACCCTCCGCACCTGATATTGTGCTAGAAAAACCTGTGGAGACCGGGTGGGTTACTGTGttctttacaattttttttttactctcatatcatttctctgcctcttctttTGCTGATGCCTCTcttcattgctttttttatttctcttaaaGACTGTCAAGGTTTGACCTATTTAACTTCCTCAGGCTCCCTAGTCTTCCGCATTGCTCAGACACGATACtgattaattcataaaaaattgTGATGTAACCTTCTTTTAAGCATTTACATATGCAAATGGTGAATTTTGATTACTTGGAAATATACGGTCACTTTCTATGTATCGAATTGCAGTTAAAGACTTCCCGTGGCTGTGCTTTGGAACAGAGAACAACAGCAGAATCATCCACGGGAAGTCATTCACCATAGGCCTAATTAGGCCTATAGACTCGATGAAAAGTAAAGTGGTTAATGCTTTTCCAACGATGCACaatcactttttaatttttttaccgCATGACGTGTCGTTGCCCTATAATCGCTCTCCCACCGGGAGGGCTTTCTCATCCCACAAAACTCACTCAGTTGCTACTGTACTCAGGGCAGTCTATTCCTGACTCTGGCAGCAGACTCCACAGAGAGACCCTCTACTGCCCAGGGCTTTGGCTGCAACTGCTTTGCTGCTTAAATTAATGAGGAACttagaaagagaaaggaggacTCAAAGTTGTGAAATGGAAAAGTCAGCAGGATGTTGCTTCCAAAAAATTCACGCAGTGACCATTAGCGAATTAAAGCCAGTCCAACTTGGAGTGCCTCAGGTTCTGTTATAATGCTTTTTCGTTACTTTTTTGTTAGCTAGTCTTGCAGCGTCCTCACCGTGGCAAAGTCATTTGAGAACCCGCTCATTTGTAGTGACGCTTCCTGAATATATGTAGgataaaacagagacaaacatgcCTACATCACATTTATCCTCAGTCCAGATTACTTACTGGATCATTTACAGGTGATgtaatttaacataaaaaaacttgGATTCATagaaacaatgaattgattttaaagttatttaataAATTTCAAATATAAAACTCACACAGTTGTGCACATGGAACCTTAACAGTTCTCAAGTATTAATCATAAGATACATGTATGTTGAAGTAGAGAAAAGTTCACGCATAAGCATATTTCATTTGATGTGTGATTGTGTAACATTactattagtattattattgttg
Coding sequences within it:
- the LOC124850789 gene encoding uncharacterized protein LOC124850789 isoform X8; the protein is MKPTGTALYTTQNMQRRRRVNPKEDATFYITAGRDKVALDIKYINAIKGRGIFTSAPFEKGDFLVEYRGELITKQECERRQRVYHDHLKVFMFEFHFNGKLWCVDASTEDGSFGRVVNDDHLNPNARMKYFTVKGKPHLCLFAVRDIGPGEEITYNYGDSNWPWRCKNPGKSLETIHGEGPPTSKPCTSEKDVDEDTSQRGCEATNCPSSSEDVEEMMAEGSPNKLAAIYWNLPSPVLDPLGKIEKLTTETNQNQLTSPNETDTVFNSEKCCKHRLVCTTVSSLDRCVQCVGPVSAFKWLGYRCRVCSGVWHKSCLRQITTDYIQDPSQQQKFPRSSGDELLSDEDDLPHSELNQILDDEDYVSDMDYVPNSDSHDDDDDYSDASIHLMPRLLKATQIQEKVVKPDVGTSDASDTNILVVPSTSKHPPLEDPMEVASDSGNSIKDSSRDPEGKGELHEQDLPHLIFSKKNYCYICGKPQSKISRHLRTHKTHAEVVRAFSLPEDSKERKTILEKMRNKGNFQHNTEVLQGGTGPVKVKRKPKAKSQPGKFIHCMHCQGMYIRKELWRHVRRCPFKPENQDLDKEPGRTKVLALAAAHESAFSQQISSGVWKLLGVMKQDEIASIVRNDLSIIQFAQSLYNKHGQDPTKHEYLRQKLREVGRLLLCLRTDFSVQNLEEAVKPANFQRVVQAVKKVAGFDEEKASYLTPSLALKLGHALQKICDIVHCRALMAEDQELIRSTEIFKKLQMSKWSELVSHRALNTLSDAKYNKPSTLPFTEDVQTLHRYLDKSAESSFCNLKETATTQNYAQLAKVTLAQIIVFNRRRAGEVSKMRLKSFHERDNTKLHDDVAMGLSKTEKRLCNYFSRIEIMGKRGRKVAVLLTPRMVDALSLLVSNRAECNVCATNVFLFARPKSMSYYRGQDCLRVHASQCGAKHPEYLRSTHLRKHVATLSQVLNLKNNELDQVADFLGHDIRVHRDFYRLPVPTTQLAKISKLLLSMEKGDLSSMQGRSLDEIEIEEEIAVSDAEAKDRESEPESDEAGCGTSKPVDDADSTFTAAEMVSAVSSTVIKTAPPSEGKVDHREAGARRLCPKRVWIKAEVAAVMRYFSKQIKEGKLATKAECSHCKEVEGPVLAERTVQNIRDFVRNRGRAAKRQQQKL
- the LOC124850789 gene encoding uncharacterized protein LOC124850789 isoform X7, which translates into the protein MKPTGTALYTTQNMQRRRRVNPKEDATFYITAGRDKVALDIKYINAIKGRGIFTSAPFEKGDFLVEYRGELITKQECERRQRVYHDHLKVFMFEFHFNGKLWCVDASTEDGSFGRVVNDDHLNPNARMKYFTVKGKPHLCLFAVRDIGPGEEITYNYGDSNWPWRCKNPGKSLETIHGEGPPTSKPCTSEKDVDEDTSQRGCEATNCPSSSEDVEEMMAEGSPNLLAASSMNLPSPVLDPLGKVEKYVDEDTSQRGCEATNCPSSSEDVEEMMAEGSPNKLAAIYWNLPSPVLDPLGKIEKLTTETNQNQLTSPNETDTVFNSEKCCKHRLVCTTVSSLDRCVQCVGPVSAFKWLGYRCRVCSGVWHKSCLRQITTDYIQDPSQQQKFPRSSGDELLSDEDDLPHSELNQILDDEDYVSDMDYVPNSDSHDDDDDYSDASIHLMPRLLKATQIQEKVVKPDVGTSDASDTNILVVPSTSKHPPLEDPMEVASDSGNSIKDSSRDPEGKGELHEQDLPHLIFSKKNYCYICGKPQSKISRHLRTHKTHAEVVRAFSLPEDSKERKTILEKMRNKGNFQHNTEVLQGGTGPVKVKRKPKAKSQPGKFIHCMHCQGMYIRKELWRHVRRCPFKPENQDLDKEPGRTKVLALAAAHESAFSQQISSGVWKLLGVMKQDEIASIVRNDLSIIQFAQSLYNKHGQDPTKHEYLRQKLREVGRLLLCLRTDFSVQNLEEAVKPANFQRVVQAVKKVAGFDEEKASYLTPSLALKLGHALQKICDIVHCRALMAEDQELIRSTEIFKKLQMSKWSELVSHRALNTLSDAKYNKPSTLPFTEDVQTLHRYLDKSAESSFCNLKETATTQNYAQLAKVTLAQIIVFNRRRAGEVSKMRLKSFHERDNTKLHDDVAMGLSKTEKRLCNYFSRIEIMGKRGRKVAVLLTPRMVDALSLLVSNRAECNVCATNVFLFARPKSMSYYRGQDCLRVHASQCGAKHPEYLRSTHLRKHVATLSQVLNLKNNELDQVADFLGHDIRVHRDFYRLPVPTTQLAKISKLLLSMEKGDLSSMQGRSLDEIEIEEEIAVSDAEAKDRESEPESDEAGCGTSKPVDDADSTFTAAEMVSAVSSTVIKTAPPSEGKVDHREAGARRLCPKRVWIKAEVAAVMRYFSKQIKEGKLATKAECSHCKEVEGPVLAERTVQNIRDFVRNRGRAAKRQQQKL